The following proteins are encoded in a genomic region of Oryza brachyantha chromosome 11, ObraRS2, whole genome shotgun sequence:
- the LOC102710062 gene encoding tubulin alpha-3 chain: MRECISIHIGQAGIQVGNACWELYCLEHGIQPDGQMPGDKTVGGGDDAFNTFFSETGAGKHVPRAVFVDLEPTVIDEVRTGTYRQLFHPEQLISGKEDAANNFARGHYTIGKEIVDLCLDRIRKLADNCTGLQGFLVFNAVGGGTGSGLGSLLLERLSVDYGKKSKLGFTVYPSPQVSTSVVEPYNSVLSTHSLLEHTDVAILLDNEAIYDICRRSLDIERPSYTNLNRLVSQVISSLTASLRFDGALNVDVNEFQTNLVPYPRIHFMLSSYAPVISAEKAYHEQLSVAEITNSAFEPSSMMAKCDPRHGKYMACCLMYRGDVVPKDVNAAVATIKTKRTIQFVDWCPTGFKCGINYQPPSVVPGGDLAKVQRAVCMISNSTSVVEVFSRIDHKFDLMYAKRAFVHWYVGEGMEEGEFSEAREDLAALEKDYEEVGAEFDEGDDGDEGDDY, encoded by the exons atgaggGAGTGCATCTCGATCCACATCGGGCAGGCCGGCATCCAGGTCGGGAACGCGTGCTGGGAGCTCTACTGCCTCGAGCATGGCATCCAG CCTGATGGACAGATGCCTGGTGACAAGACTGTTGGTGGAGGTGATGATGCTTTCAACACCTTCTTCAGTGAGACTGGTGCTGGGAAGCATGTCCCCCGTGCCGTCTTTGTGGATCTTGAGCCTACTGTGATTGATGAGGTGAGGACTGGTACCTATCGCCAGCTCTTCCACCCTGAGCAGCTCATCAGTGGCAAGGAGGATGCAGCCAACAACTTTGCCCGTGGTCACTACACCA TTGGCAAGGAGATTGTTGATCTGTGCCTTGACCGCATCAGGAAGCTTGCCGACAACTGCACTGGTCTCCAAGGATTCCTCGTGTTCAACGCTGTCGGAGGAGGAACGGGTTCTGGTCTTGGTTCCCTTCTCCTTGAGCGTCTCTCTGTGGACTATGGCAAGAAGTCCAAGCTTGGGTTCACCGTGTACCCATCCCCTCAGGTCTCCACCTCCGTGGTTGAGCCCTACAACAGTGTCCTCTCCACCCACTCCCTCCTTGAGCACACTGACGTTGCTATCCTGCTCGACAACGAAGCCATCTATGACATCTGCCGCCGCTCCCTTGACATTGAGCGCCCATCCTACACCAACCTCAACAGGCTTGTATCTCAG GTCATCTCTTCACTTACTGCGTCCCTGAGGTTTGACGGCGCTCTGAACGTCGATGTCAACGAGTTCCAGACCAACCTTGTGCCCTACCCGAGGATCCACTTCATGCTTTCGTCGTACGCTCCGGTGATCTCGGCCGAGAAGGCGTACCACGAGCAGCTGTCGGTGGCGGAGATCACCAACAGTGCGTTCGAGCCGTCGTCGATGATGGCCAAGTGCGACCCGCGGCACGGGAAGTACATGGCGTGCTGCCTGATGTACCGCGGCGACGTGGTGCCCAAGGACGTGaatgcggcggtggcgaccaTCAAGACGAAGCGCACCATCCAGTTCGTGGACTGGTGCCCGACGGGGTTCAAGTGCGGCATCAACTACCAGCCGCCCAGCGTCGTCCCCGGCGGTGACCTGGCCAAGGTGCAGAGGGCCGTGTGCATGATCTCCAACTCCACCAGCGTCGTCGAGGTGTTCTCCCGCATCGACCACAAGTTCGACCTCATGTACGCCAAGCGCGCCTTCGTCCACTGGTACGTTGGCGAGGGCATGGAGGAGGGGGAGTTCTCCGAGGCCCGCGAGGACCTCGCCGCGCTGGAGAAGGACTACGAGGAGGTCGGCGCCGAGTTTGATGAgggtgacgacggcgacgagggtgACGACTACTAG
- the LOC102706794 gene encoding hemolysin A codes for MMASRLRLHQLRLVGARPSCCSPSREFAAVRSQKIQLPKKKRRLDEVCLERFQQYSRTYIQSWILQGKVLVDGRVVNKAGTQVSDKSVIEIKAEIPKYVCRAGHKLEAAIKEFGIDCDGKVALDSGLSTGGFTDCLLQHGASHVYGVDVGYGQVAEKIRVHEQVSVIERTNLRHLTELPQLVDLVTLDLSFISILLVMPAVVKVMKTDSTLITLIKPQFEARRSQVGGGGIVRDPLVHKEVLDRIISGVEQFGFCNKGWIESPIKGAEGNKEFLACFNRIPTPELLPEEAEST; via the exons ATGATGGCTTCCAGGCTGCGGCTTCACCAGC TTAGGCTGGTTGGAGCCAGACCGTCCTGTTGTTCTCCATCCCGGGAGTTCGCGGCAGTGCGAtcccaaaagattcagctcCCCAAGAA GAAAAGACGATTGGATGAAGTGTGCCTCGAGAGGTTTCAACAGTATAGCAGGACTTACATCCAGTCGTGGATTCTTCAGG GTAAGGTTCTTGTGGATGGAAGGGTTGTAAATAAAGCTGGAACACAAGTTTCTGACAAGTCAGTCATAGAAATCAAGGCTGAAATTCCAAAATATGTATGTAG AGCTGGGCATAAGCTTGAGGCAGCCATCAAAGAGTTTGGTATTGATTGTGATGGAAAGGTAGCCCTTGACTCAGGGTTATCAACTGGTGGTTTTACTGACTGTTTACTCCAACATGGAGCATCACATGTATACGGTGTCGATGTTGGCTATGGACAG GTGGCTGAAAAAATTCGAGTGCATGAACAGGTTTCAGTAATCGAGCGTACAAATTTAAGACATCTTACTGAACTGCCACAACTGGTTGACTTGGTGACATTGGACCTATCATTCATCTCAATTCTCTTG GTTATGCCTGCTGTAGTCAAAGTAATGAAGACAGACTCTACATTGATTACACTTATCAAACCACAATTTGAAGCTCGTCGATCTCAG GTAGGAGGTGGTGGGATTGTTCGAGACCCTCTGGTTCACAAAGAG GTGCTAGATAGGATAATTTCAGGCGTAGAGCAGTTTGGATTCTGCAACAAGGGCTGGATTGAATCTCCGATAAAGGGCGCAGAAGGGAACAAAGAGTTTCTTGCTTGCTTCAATAGGATCCCAACTCCAGAACTGCTGCCAGAGGAAGCAGAGTCAACATGA